The genome window CAGCGTAATCAACGGCTTTTCGCTGAGCAACGCCGCCGAAGTCAAAGCCATCGAAGCCACCACCAACCACGACGTGAAAGCGATTGAATACTGGCTCAAACAACGCTTCGCGCACAACGCCGAAGTGCACGCCGTGGGCGAATTCATCCACTTTGCCTGCACCAGCGAAGACATCAACAACCTGTCGCACGCGCTGATGCTGCGCCAAGCGCGCGATGAAGTGCTGCTGCCCCAATTGCGCGAAATCGCCGCCAAGCTGCAACAGATGGCGCACGCGCTGGCCGCCGTGCCCATGATGTCGCGCACGCACGGGCAGCCTGCCACGCCCACCACGCTGGGCAAAGAAATCGCCAATGTGCTGGCGCGTTTGCAACGCCAAATCCAGCAGCTTGCCGCGCAGGAATTTTTGGGCAAAATCAACGGCGCAGTCGGCAATTACAACGCCCATTTGGTTGCCTACCCCGATGTGGACTGGGAACAGCATTGCCAAAAATTCGTAGAAAAATCATTGGGTTTGACCTTTAACCCCTACACCATCCAAATTGAACCGCACGACTACATGGCGGAGCTGTTTCAAACCGTCAGCCGCATCAACACCATTTTGATTGATTTTAACCGCGATATTTGGGGTTACATATCAATGGGTTACTTTAAACAAAAAGTGAAAGCGGGCGAAGTGGGCAGTTCCACCATGCCGCATAAAGTGAACCCGATTGATTTTGAAAACTCCGAGGGCAATCTGGGCATGGCAAACGCCGTACTCGGTTTTCTTGCCGAGAAACTGCCCGTATCCCGCTGGCAACGCGATTTAACCGACAGTACCGTGCTGCGCAACATGGGCGTGGGCGCGGGCTACGCGCTCTTGGGCTGGGCGGCGCACCTGCGCGGTTTGAACAAACTGGAAGCCAACCCCGCCGCCATGTTGGCAGACCTTAACGCCACTTGGGAGCTGCTTGCCGAGCCCATCCAAACCGTGATGCGCCGCTACGCCGTGCCGCAAGCCTACGAGCAGCTTAAAGCGCTCACGCGCGGCAAAGACGGCATCACGCCCGAAACCTTGCGCCAGTTTATCAACGGCTTGGCGATTCCCGATGGCGCAAAAGCCGAGCTGTTGGCGCTCACGCCCGCCGCTTATATCGGCAAAGCGGTTGAGCTGGCGCAGCGCTGT of Kingella oralis contains these proteins:
- the purB gene encoding adenylosuccinate lyase, coding for MINPLSALSPLDGRYAATTDPLRPIFSEYGLMKARVRVELEWLKALAAEPKIGEVAPFSATTLAEIDSVINGFSLSNAAEVKAIEATTNHDVKAIEYWLKQRFAHNAEVHAVGEFIHFACTSEDINNLSHALMLRQARDEVLLPQLREIAAKLQQMAHALAAVPMMSRTHGQPATPTTLGKEIANVLARLQRQIQQLAAQEFLGKINGAVGNYNAHLVAYPDVDWEQHCQKFVEKSLGLTFNPYTIQIEPHDYMAELFQTVSRINTILIDFNRDIWGYISMGYFKQKVKAGEVGSSTMPHKVNPIDFENSEGNLGMANAVLGFLAEKLPVSRWQRDLTDSTVLRNMGVGAGYALLGWAAHLRGLNKLEANPAAMLADLNATWELLAEPIQTVMRRYAVPQAYEQLKALTRGKDGITPETLRQFINGLAIPDGAKAELLALTPAAYIGKAVELAQRC